Proteins co-encoded in one Novosphingobium sp. TH158 genomic window:
- a CDS encoding FAD-binding oxidoreductase produces MDNRQDFLDEAAALLGDSGLTRDPDLVEPWLTDWRGRYHGRALAMASPASTGQLAQLMKLCSRHRIAVVPQGGNSGMSGGATPDGSGGELLLSLRRMNRIRSLDADARQVTCDAGVILETLHQAAEAQGLRFPLTLGGKGSATVGGLISTNAGGTQVLRHGSMRALVLGVEAVLADGSVFSALTPLKKDNRGFDLKQLLIGSEGTLGIVTAATLRLVPALADRIVVWAGVPDLHVARALLLHCEKIAGDALEGFEVLPASSLAAVLAHVPGTRAPLAGSHPWHVLIEVVAGRETAEGLQERAETMVASAFEAGLVEDAVLSASETQAEAFWLLRDNIAPAERAKGAAVQHDISVPVERMPAFVHHAVPLIEAEFPGVHALAFGHLGDGNVHFHVLAGSGISQAEYDSGAGPKISARIHDLVTEWGGSISAEHGIGRSKRAELERLGDPVALALMRSVKKALDPHGILNPGKLVSLAPDRASA; encoded by the coding sequence ATGGACAACCGGCAGGACTTCCTGGACGAGGCCGCCGCCCTGCTGGGCGACAGCGGCCTGACGCGCGACCCCGACCTTGTCGAGCCCTGGCTGACGGACTGGCGCGGGCGCTATCACGGACGCGCCCTGGCCATGGCATCGCCGGCATCGACCGGGCAACTGGCGCAGCTGATGAAGCTGTGCAGCCGCCATCGCATTGCCGTGGTGCCGCAGGGCGGCAATTCGGGCATGTCCGGCGGGGCAACGCCCGATGGCAGTGGCGGCGAACTGCTGCTTTCGCTGCGCCGCATGAACCGCATCCGCAGCCTCGATGCCGATGCCCGGCAGGTGACCTGCGATGCGGGCGTCATCCTCGAAACCCTGCACCAGGCAGCCGAAGCGCAAGGCCTGCGCTTTCCCCTGACGCTGGGGGGCAAGGGTTCGGCAACGGTCGGCGGGCTGATCTCGACCAATGCCGGCGGCACGCAGGTGCTGCGCCATGGCTCGATGCGCGCGCTCGTGCTGGGCGTGGAGGCCGTGCTGGCTGACGGCAGCGTGTTCAGCGCCCTGACCCCGTTGAAGAAGGACAATCGCGGCTTCGACCTCAAGCAGTTGCTGATCGGATCGGAAGGCACGCTTGGCATCGTTACCGCAGCAACGCTCCGGCTGGTGCCGGCACTGGCTGACCGGATCGTCGTCTGGGCCGGCGTGCCCGACCTGCACGTGGCCCGCGCCCTGCTGCTCCACTGCGAGAAAATCGCCGGAGACGCTCTCGAAGGGTTCGAGGTGCTACCGGCCAGCAGCCTTGCCGCCGTGCTGGCCCACGTGCCCGGAACGCGCGCTCCGCTGGCAGGTTCGCACCCGTGGCACGTCCTGATCGAAGTGGTTGCCGGGCGCGAGACTGCCGAAGGCCTGCAGGAGCGGGCCGAGACGATGGTCGCCTCCGCCTTCGAAGCCGGGCTTGTGGAAGACGCCGTGCTCTCTGCCAGCGAGACGCAGGCCGAGGCGTTCTGGCTGCTGCGCGACAATATCGCGCCGGCCGAACGCGCCAAGGGCGCGGCCGTGCAGCACGATATCTCGGTGCCGGTCGAGAGGATGCCCGCCTTCGTCCATCATGCCGTGCCGCTGATCGAGGCCGAGTTTCCCGGCGTGCACGCGCTTGCCTTCGGGCACCTGGGCGATGGCAACGTCCACTTCCACGTCCTCGCCGGATCGGGAATCTCGCAGGCGGAATACGATTCGGGTGCTGGGCCAAAAATCAGCGCGCGAATCCACGATCTCGTCACCGAATGGGGTGGGTCGATCTCTGCCGAGCACGGAATCGGCCGGTCAAAGCGTGCCGAACTGGAACGGCTTGGCGATCCGGTGGCGCTTGCACTGATGCGCAGTGTGAAAAAGGCGCTCGATCCCCACGGAATCCTTAATCCGGGTAAACTCGTATCTCTTGCGCCGGATCGCGCCAGCGCCTAA
- a CDS encoding SapC family protein, with product MASAPQAQLPLFYKDLMPLNSRDHAGYKSRQTDRATWLSGQHAVPLTAEEFPDASRHYPIIFSAGENSVPLALMGLNEGTNVFLDAEAKLLENVYVPAYVRRYPFLLAKLTETSEELSLCFDPTSELVGEGDEGHALFDGDQPTDSTKGLLEFCKQFEEAGQRTQNFVQELEKHDLLMDGEVAIQQEGNEQPFIYRGFRMVDEAKLRDLRGDVLRTLNQNGILALIYAHLFSLQLIREIFGRQVMQGKGPAGSAPAAAAPASEEKPAAKGAKKKA from the coding sequence ATGGCCAGCGCGCCGCAAGCACAGCTTCCGCTTTTCTACAAGGACCTGATGCCGCTCAACAGCCGCGACCATGCGGGCTACAAGAGCCGCCAGACCGATCGCGCCACCTGGCTCTCCGGCCAGCACGCCGTGCCGCTGACCGCCGAGGAATTTCCCGACGCGTCGCGCCACTACCCGATCATCTTCTCGGCTGGGGAAAACTCGGTTCCGCTGGCGCTGATGGGCCTGAACGAAGGCACCAACGTCTTCCTCGACGCCGAAGCCAAGCTGCTCGAGAACGTCTATGTCCCGGCCTATGTCCGCCGCTATCCGTTCCTCCTCGCCAAGCTGACCGAGACCAGCGAAGAGCTGTCGCTCTGCTTCGACCCGACCAGCGAGCTGGTTGGCGAAGGCGACGAGGGCCATGCCCTGTTCGACGGCGACCAGCCGACCGATTCGACCAAGGGCCTGCTCGAATTCTGCAAGCAGTTCGAGGAAGCCGGCCAGCGCACCCAGAACTTCGTGCAGGAACTGGAAAAGCATGACCTGCTGATGGACGGCGAAGTGGCCATCCAGCAGGAAGGCAACGAGCAGCCCTTCATCTACCGCGGCTTCCGCATGGTCGACGAAGCCAAGCTGCGCGACCTGCGCGGCGACGTGCTGCGTACGCTCAATCAGAACGGCATTCTCGCCCTGATCTACGCCCACCTGTTCTCGCTGCAGCTGATCCGCGAGATCTTCGGCCGCCAGGTCATGCAGGGCAAGGGCCCTGCCGGTTCGGCTCCGGCCGCTGCCGCGCCTGCCTCGGAAGAGAAGCCGGCTGCCAAGGGCGCCAAGAAGAAGGCCTGA
- a CDS encoding N-formylglutamate amidohydrolase codes for MSPKDSRQADSHRQEGGTIPGSAGTPAFVLTAPQPSTIPVLIAVPHAGRAYPASIFEHMRNPGTAAVRLEDRYADELARRVADATGAALLVAQAPRAMIDLNRAPDDVDWDMFSRGRPDRLGSYEPGRRARSGLGLIPRRLPGLGEIWKRRHEESELEDRIQLIHQPYHMALSAELARLRERWGAALLLDLHSMPPLPKQGSSWPAEFVLGDRFGATCAGSLVASAFSYFSEMRRAIAHNRPYSGGYVLERHASPETELHAFQLEIDRTSYLDPHQSEPGAGFAAMVHLLTGLVRRLAGDVAELGRISRNMGGEWADAAE; via the coding sequence ATGTCGCCGAAAGACAGCAGGCAGGCCGATTCGCACCGGCAGGAAGGGGGAACCATCCCCGGTTCTGCCGGAACGCCGGCTTTTGTGCTGACTGCACCGCAGCCCTCGACCATCCCGGTGCTGATCGCCGTGCCCCACGCGGGGCGGGCCTATCCGGCCTCCATCTTCGAGCATATGCGCAACCCCGGAACCGCGGCGGTGCGGCTGGAAGACCGCTACGCCGACGAACTGGCCCGCCGAGTCGCCGATGCCACAGGCGCAGCGCTGCTGGTTGCCCAGGCGCCGCGCGCGATGATCGATCTCAACCGGGCGCCAGACGATGTCGATTGGGACATGTTCTCGCGCGGCAGGCCGGACCGGTTGGGCTCCTACGAGCCGGGGCGGCGGGCGCGCAGCGGTCTGGGGCTGATTCCCCGGCGGCTGCCCGGCCTGGGTGAGATCTGGAAGCGCAGGCATGAGGAATCGGAGCTGGAGGACCGCATCCAGCTGATCCACCAGCCCTATCACATGGCGCTCTCGGCAGAACTGGCGCGCCTTCGCGAAAGGTGGGGGGCGGCGCTTCTGCTCGATCTCCATTCAATGCCACCGCTGCCGAAGCAGGGCAGCAGCTGGCCGGCGGAATTCGTTCTGGGCGACCGTTTCGGCGCGACCTGCGCGGGCTCGCTTGTCGCATCGGCCTTTTCCTATTTTTCGGAGATGCGCCGGGCGATTGCCCATAACCGGCCCTATTCCGGGGGCTACGTGCTCGAACGCCATGCCAGCCCGGAAACCGAACTTCACGCCTTCCAGCTGGAGATCGACCGGACGAGCTATCTCGATCCCCACCAGTCGGAACCGGGGGCAGGCTTTGCCGCGATGGTCCACCTGCTGACCGGGCTGGTGCGCAGGCTGGCGGGCGACGTGGCGGAACTGGGCCGCATTTCCCGCAACATGGGCGGCGAATGGGCCGATGCCGCCGAGTAG